The Trichosurus vulpecula isolate mTriVul1 chromosome 4, mTriVul1.pri, whole genome shotgun sequence genome contains a region encoding:
- the LOC118846214 gene encoding tubulin alpha-1D chain, producing MPSDKTIGGGDDSFNTFFSETGAGKHVPRAVFVDLEPTVIDEVRTGTYRQLFHPEQLITGKEDAANNYARGHYTIGKELIDLVLDRIRKLADQCTGLQGFLIFHSFGGGTGSGFTSLLMERLSVDYGKKSKLEFSIYPAPQISTAVVEPYNSILTTHTTLEHSDCAFMVDNEAIYDICRRNLDIERPTYTNLNRLIGQIVSSITASLRFDGALNVDLTEFQTNLVPYPRIHFPLATYAPVISAEKAYHEQLSVAEITNACFEPANQMVKCDPRHGKYMACCLLYRGDVVPKDVNAAIATIKTKRTIQFVDWCPTGFKVGINYQPPTVVPGGDLAKVQRAVCMLSNTTAIAEAWARLDHKFDLMYAKRAFVHWYVGEGMEEGEFSEAREDMAALEKDYEEVGMDSLEGEGEEEEGDEY from the exons ATGCCCAGTGACAAGACCATCGGGGGAGGAGATGACTCCTTCAACACCTTCTTCAGTGAAACTGGGGCTGGCAAGCATGTACCTCGGGCTGTCTTTGTGGACCTGGAGCCCACTGTGATTG ATGAGGTTCGGACTGGCACTTACCGCCAGCTCTTCCACCCAGAGCAGCTCATCACAGGCAAGGAAGATGCTGCCAACAATTATGCACGAGGCCACTACACTATCGGAAAAGAACTTATTGACTTGGTACTGGATCGAATCCGAAAGCTG GCTGACCAGTGTACAGGACTCCAGGGCTTCCTCATCTTCCACAGCTTTGGGGGTGGCACCGGCTCTGGCTTCACCTCCCTGTTGATGGAACGGCTCTCAGTTGACTATGGCAAAAAGTCCAAGCTAGAGTTCTCCATCTATCCAGCCCCCCAGATTTCTACAGCTGTGGTAGAGCCCTATAACTCCATCCTGACTACCCACACCACCCTTGAGCACTCAGATTGTGCCTTCATGGTGGACAATGAGGCCATCTATGACATCTGTCGCCGAAATCTAGACATCGAACGTCCTACCTATACCAACCTCAACCGTCTCATAGGTCAAATTGTCTCCTCTATCACGGCATCTCTTCGTTTTGATGGTGCCCTTAATGTGGACCTTACAGAGTTCCAGACCAACTTGGTGCCCTACCCTCGAATCCATTTCCCCTTGGCAACCTATGCACCTGTTATTTCTGCTGAGAAGGCCTACCATGAACAACTCTCAGTGGCAGAGATCACCAATGCCTGCTTTGAGCCAGCCAACCAGATGGTGAAGTGTGACCCTCGTCATGGCAAATATATGGCCTGCTGTCTCCTGTACCGTGGTGATGTGGTGCCCAAAGATGTCAATGCTGCCATTGCCACCATCAAGACCAAGCGTACCATTCAGTTTGTAGACTGGTGCCCTACTGGCTTCAAGGTTGGCATCAACTACCAGCCACCCACTGTGGTTCCTGGTGGGGATCTGGCCAAGGTACAGAGAGCAGTGTGTATGCTGAGCAACACAACAGCCATTGCAGAAGCCTGGGCTCGCCTGGACCACAAGTTTGACCTGATGTATGCCAAGAGGGCATTCGTGCACTGGTATGTAGGTGAGggcatggaggagggagagttctCTGAGGCTCGGGAGGATATGGCAGCCCTGGAGAAAGATTACGAGGAGGTGGGCATGGATAgtttggaaggggaaggggaggaagaagagggagatgagtactaa